In a single window of the Leptospira sanjuanensis genome:
- a CDS encoding glycosyltransferase, whose protein sequence is MKRVSVIIPVRQGETETASLLKELSPRLPADWEIIVSQSATGLNRAQTLNRGAEQSQGEFLWFLHGDSRLTSETIPALEKAISEKPNAFHYFKLQFYPTRKRMKINAIGANLRSQILRSPFGDQGLCIQKDKFLSLGGFDESTAYGEDLLFVWKAQQKGIHLNRIPSYLYTSDRKYRKQGWIKITLLHQYLYWKLAIRHFGL, encoded by the coding sequence ATGAAGCGCGTTTCCGTAATCATTCCAGTTCGGCAGGGAGAAACGGAAACCGCTTCGCTTTTAAAAGAACTATCTCCTCGCCTGCCCGCCGACTGGGAAATCATCGTATCACAAAGCGCGACGGGCCTAAACCGGGCGCAAACCTTGAACCGAGGCGCCGAACAATCCCAAGGTGAATTTCTGTGGTTTCTTCACGGAGACAGCCGCCTCACTTCCGAGACGATTCCCGCGCTTGAAAAAGCGATCTCCGAAAAACCGAACGCATTCCATTACTTTAAACTGCAATTTTATCCTACTCGCAAACGGATGAAGATCAATGCGATCGGCGCCAACCTACGATCGCAAATTTTACGCTCCCCGTTCGGAGACCAAGGCCTTTGTATTCAAAAGGATAAATTTTTGAGCCTCGGCGGATTCGACGAATCAACCGCCTACGGCGAGGATCTTCTGTTTGTATGGAAGGCGCAACAAAAGGGAATTCACTTAAACCGAATCCCCTCCTATCTTTATACGAGCGATCGTAAATATCGGAAGCAAGGCTGGATCAAAATCACGCTTTTGCATCAGTATCTTTATTGGAAGCTGGCAATCCGTCATTTCGGCTTATAA
- a CDS encoding DUF389 domain-containing protein has product MTFKGTKSPSFSTIFRQFVDYTVDLFHIVDDTDQKGTVDAIKKGVEFKGVNVWTLIIAIFIASIGLNTNSTAVIIGAMLISPLMGPILGAGLALGIYDFSLLNKSLKNVAVMTVLSLGASAIYFWLSPLSDAQSELLARTYPTIYDVLIASLGGLAGIIAASRKDKTSNAIPGVAIATALMPPLCTAGYGLANLNLKYFLGAIYLYLINCVFIGISTLIAVRYLKFKKITYPDKETEKRIARYVYAISLILLLPSLILAYDLIKESTFKKNARIFIDSNFKSEKSRILSVNFRSSGGSKQIEISIIGEPLSESVISHLESSLPQFGLEETELKIIQPFSSEEKQETFSKDLGLGINSRFKTKDEKIIFLENEIRSMNNPNNLIPKITKEINILFPNVRSFSFGDLLVQNVQDLSSTKENTILVEWKPATNKTDKKRLELYLKSRLNIETIKVLEIH; this is encoded by the coding sequence ATGACGTTTAAAGGAACGAAGTCCCCCTCATTCTCGACGATTTTTCGACAATTCGTGGATTATACTGTCGATCTATTTCACATCGTGGATGATACGGATCAAAAGGGAACCGTCGATGCGATAAAAAAGGGGGTAGAATTTAAGGGTGTAAACGTCTGGACTTTGATTATCGCGATCTTCATCGCTTCCATTGGATTAAATACGAATTCGACCGCGGTCATTATCGGCGCAATGCTGATCTCGCCTCTAATGGGACCGATTTTAGGCGCCGGTCTTGCATTAGGAATTTATGATTTTTCTTTGCTGAATAAGTCTCTCAAAAACGTAGCCGTAATGACCGTTTTGAGTTTGGGAGCTTCCGCGATTTATTTTTGGCTTTCGCCGCTGTCCGATGCTCAATCGGAACTTTTAGCGAGAACGTATCCTACGATTTACGACGTCTTGATCGCCTCGCTCGGCGGATTGGCCGGAATTATCGCCGCCTCACGGAAAGATAAAACTTCAAACGCGATCCCCGGAGTTGCAATCGCAACGGCTTTGATGCCCCCTCTCTGCACTGCGGGATACGGCCTTGCCAATCTAAATCTCAAATATTTCTTAGGAGCGATTTATCTTTACTTGATTAACTGTGTTTTTATTGGAATCAGCACGTTAATCGCCGTTCGTTATTTAAAATTTAAGAAAATTACGTATCCGGACAAGGAAACGGAAAAGAGGATCGCGAGATATGTCTATGCAATTTCTTTAATACTTCTGCTTCCAAGCTTGATTTTGGCCTACGACTTAATCAAAGAATCCACATTTAAAAAGAACGCGCGAATATTTATCGATAGTAATTTTAAATCGGAAAAAAGCAGGATCTTGAGCGTAAATTTCCGTTCAAGCGGAGGTTCAAAACAAATCGAGATTTCCATTATCGGCGAACCTCTTTCCGAATCCGTGATTTCACATCTCGAATCGAGTTTACCTCAATTCGGATTGGAAGAAACAGAATTAAAAATTATTCAACCGTTTTCTTCGGAAGAAAAGCAGGAGACTTTTTCGAAGGATCTTGGACTCGGAATCAACTCCCGCTTTAAGACGAAAGACGAGAAAATCATTTTTTTAGAGAACGAAATCCGATCCATGAACAACCCGAACAATTTGATTCCCAAAATCACCAAGGAAATAAATATCCTTTTTCCAAATGTAAGGTCTTTTTCGTTCGGAGACTTACTTGTTCAAAACGTTCAAGACTTAAGTTCAACGAAGGAGAATACGATCCTTGTGGAATGGAAACCCGCAACAAATAAAACCGATAAGAAAAGACTCGAATTGTATCTGAAATCAAGGTTGAATATTGAAACTATAAAAGTGTTGGAGATTCATTGA
- a CDS encoding bifunctional alpha,alpha-trehalose-phosphate synthase (UDP-forming)/trehalose-phosphatase → MGRPLFHYFPSYAIYEEEHWKTYKDVNEKFSNAIGEIYRPGDTIWIHDYHLFLLPASIKKKFPDSKVGFFLHIPFPHFEVYRLLPMNWRKELLEGILGSDLVGFHTHDYTQYFLRCVLRILGFDNSLGLLHYNDRLVKVETFPMGIHYSKFRNYSLTEECAIKRNEFKLGFSGKKIVLSVDRLDYSKGVHKRLEAFQWFLNKYPEWSEKVILLMIVVPSRENVEKYSEMRDQIEGMIGRINGLFGTLDWNPIVYLYKSFSFEDLVALYGASDVGLVTPLRDGMNLVAKEYLASQVDNEGVLILSEMAGAAKELGEAILINPNNPDDVANAIHQAFLLSSAKKQECLKHMIKRIARYDVTKWAADFLERLEETHKKEKDLSAKVLEGTIRAQILNDYQNSKKRILFLDYDGTLVPFNNEPKSALPDPEVLNLLNTISSEENNKIYIVSGRSKDWLDSVFGDLNLGYIAEHGVWFREGKNWELFREISGSWKSELFPILEQYADRLPGSFVEEKEYSLVWHYRASDSDAGNLRARELLNDLVNYTSNIDVQVLPGNKVVEVKCAGVNKGLAVKKVTSESDWDFIVAIGDDWTDEDMFRELPDGSNTIKVGLGTTAANYYLRRQPDVSRFLKDLSDLRKKV, encoded by the coding sequence TTGGGTAGGCCGCTATTTCATTATTTTCCATCCTACGCGATTTACGAAGAGGAGCACTGGAAAACATACAAAGACGTTAACGAAAAATTTTCGAACGCCATCGGCGAAATTTACCGGCCGGGTGATACTATATGGATCCACGATTATCATCTGTTCCTTTTACCTGCGTCGATTAAGAAAAAGTTTCCAGATTCTAAAGTCGGCTTTTTTCTACACATTCCGTTTCCTCACTTCGAAGTTTATAGACTATTGCCGATGAACTGGCGAAAAGAATTGCTCGAAGGAATTCTCGGATCGGATCTGGTCGGATTTCACACACACGATTATACTCAGTATTTTTTACGATGTGTTCTCCGAATCTTAGGCTTTGATAATAGCCTGGGGTTACTGCACTACAACGATCGATTGGTAAAAGTCGAAACGTTTCCGATGGGAATTCATTATTCTAAATTTAGAAACTATTCTCTAACGGAAGAATGCGCTATAAAGAGAAACGAATTCAAGCTCGGTTTTTCGGGAAAAAAAATCGTATTATCGGTGGATCGGCTTGATTATTCCAAAGGAGTTCATAAACGACTCGAAGCATTTCAATGGTTTTTGAATAAATATCCGGAATGGTCTGAAAAAGTCATTCTTCTTATGATCGTCGTTCCTTCCAGGGAAAACGTGGAAAAATATTCGGAAATGCGTGATCAGATCGAAGGAATGATCGGACGTATCAATGGACTTTTCGGAACTTTAGATTGGAATCCAATCGTATATCTTTATAAATCCTTTTCTTTCGAAGATCTTGTCGCCTTATACGGCGCAAGCGACGTCGGCTTGGTGACCCCTCTCCGCGACGGTATGAATTTGGTAGCCAAAGAATATCTTGCAAGTCAAGTCGATAACGAAGGCGTTTTAATTCTTTCAGAAATGGCGGGTGCGGCTAAAGAATTAGGCGAAGCTATTTTAATTAACCCTAATAATCCGGACGACGTAGCGAACGCGATACATCAGGCCTTTTTACTCAGTTCGGCCAAAAAACAAGAATGTCTCAAACATATGATCAAAAGAATCGCTCGTTACGACGTGACTAAGTGGGCTGCGGATTTTTTAGAACGTCTTGAAGAGACTCATAAAAAGGAAAAGGATCTTTCCGCAAAGGTGTTGGAGGGAACGATTCGCGCGCAAATTCTGAACGATTATCAAAATTCGAAAAAAAGAATACTATTCCTTGATTATGACGGAACTTTAGTTCCGTTTAATAATGAGCCGAAATCGGCTCTGCCCGATCCTGAAGTATTAAACTTATTGAATACAATCTCTTCTGAAGAAAATAACAAAATTTATATAGTGAGCGGAAGAAGCAAGGACTGGCTCGATTCCGTCTTCGGGGATCTAAATTTGGGATACATAGCTGAACACGGCGTATGGTTTCGTGAAGGGAAAAACTGGGAACTCTTTCGGGAAATTTCCGGTTCTTGGAAATCGGAATTGTTTCCGATTTTGGAACAGTACGCAGACCGGCTGCCAGGTTCCTTTGTGGAGGAAAAAGAATATTCTCTCGTATGGCATTATCGAGCTTCCGATTCGGATGCAGGAAACTTAAGAGCAAGGGAATTGTTGAACGACTTAGTAAATTACACATCCAACATAGACGTTCAGGTTCTACCAGGAAACAAGGTTGTCGAAGTAAAATGTGCAGGCGTCAATAAAGGTCTTGCAGTCAAAAAGGTCACGTCCGAATCGGATTGGGACTTTATCGTTGCGATCGGCGACGATTGGACGGACGAAGATATGTTTCGGGAATTACCCGATGGTTCCAATACGATCAAAGTCGGATTAGGAACGACGGCCGCGAACTATTATTTACGCAGACAGCCCGACGTGAGCCGTTTTCTAAAGGATCTTTCAGATCTAAGGAAAAAAGTTTGA
- a CDS encoding CDGSH iron-sulfur domain-containing protein, with amino-acid sequence METVSGKNITIQFDGKKCIHSRNCVLNRPDVFVPNVKGEWIYPDRATSGEIQNLALNCPSGAIRFTSKIESENEKAPLVNVVRVRENGPLAFHADLEIIGQTDSGFRVTLCRCGASKNKPFCDSSHNGIGFAATGEPLTEESFPLEVRNGKVTIKPIHNGPLKVSGNLEVCSGTGRTVNRLTEAFLCRCGGSSNKPYCDGTHKKNGFQG; translated from the coding sequence ATGGAAACGGTTTCCGGTAAGAATATCACGATTCAGTTCGACGGAAAAAAGTGCATCCACTCAAGAAATTGCGTTCTCAATCGTCCGGATGTTTTTGTTCCGAACGTAAAGGGAGAATGGATTTATCCCGATCGCGCAACTTCGGGTGAAATTCAAAATCTTGCGCTGAACTGTCCTTCCGGTGCGATTCGTTTTACGAGTAAGATCGAATCGGAAAACGAAAAAGCTCCTCTTGTAAACGTAGTTCGAGTCCGCGAAAACGGTCCGCTTGCGTTCCATGCCGACTTGGAAATCATAGGACAAACGGATTCAGGGTTTCGCGTAACGTTATGTCGTTGCGGCGCCTCCAAAAACAAACCGTTCTGCGATTCCAGTCATAACGGGATAGGATTCGCTGCTACCGGCGAACCTTTAACGGAAGAATCTTTTCCGTTGGAAGTTAGGAACGGAAAAGTAACAATCAAACCGATTCACAACGGTCCCTTAAAAGTGAGCGGGAATCTTGAAGTCTGTTCCGGCACGGGAAGAACCGTCAATCGTTTGACGGAGGCATTTCTTTGCCGATGCGGAGGATCTTCAAACAAACCGTATTGTGACGGAACGCACAAGAAGAACGGATTTCAAGGTTAA